The following coding sequences are from one Nonlabens arenilitoris window:
- a CDS encoding Rne/Rng family ribonuclease: MDKEIIIRSGSTKVDYALTKNGRLVELHQDEDENKFAVSDIFIAKSRKVLSGLNASFVNVGYEKDGFLHYHDLGPQYLTQFKFTKQILSGRRKNYALKDIKLEKELEKSGSITDVVAPNQPILVQVVKEPISTKGPRLSAELSIPGRYVVLVPFSDRISISQKIEDREEKSRLKRLVKSIKPAGFGVIVRTVAKGKLVAELDQDLQNLITKWENMCAKLHKANFPSKVMTEVSRTNSIMRDVFNDTYTSIVVDDEEVCSEIKDYLKTIAPHKESIVKYHNPRTPVFEKYGIERQIKTSFGRTVSMSKGAYLVIEHTEAMHVIDVNSGNRSNKANSQEDTALETNLIAASEIARQLRLRDMGGIIVVDFIDMRQAEHRKKLYEHMRDEMSEDRAKHKILPPSKFGLIQITRQRVRQEMNIKTREENPDGNGNEIQAPILIIDKIKEELEKHLKNGHKKITLNAHPFVAAFITKGYPSIRSKWFMNHKKWIKVSPRDAYTYLEYNFTDKDGKVL; this comes from the coding sequence ATGGATAAAGAAATTATTATCCGTTCCGGTTCTACTAAGGTCGACTATGCCCTAACTAAAAATGGGAGACTAGTCGAGTTACACCAAGATGAAGATGAAAATAAATTTGCGGTAAGCGATATATTTATTGCAAAATCACGCAAGGTCTTATCTGGTCTTAACGCCTCATTTGTAAATGTAGGCTATGAAAAAGATGGTTTTTTACACTATCATGATCTAGGACCACAATACCTTACCCAATTTAAATTCACTAAGCAAATTCTGAGCGGTAGACGCAAGAATTATGCACTTAAAGATATTAAACTAGAAAAGGAATTAGAAAAATCTGGTAGCATTACAGATGTAGTCGCTCCTAACCAACCTATTCTAGTACAAGTAGTTAAAGAACCTATCTCCACAAAAGGACCTAGATTAAGCGCAGAGCTTTCTATACCTGGAAGATATGTGGTTCTTGTTCCTTTCTCAGATCGTATTTCTATTTCACAGAAAATAGAAGATCGTGAAGAAAAGAGCCGACTTAAAAGACTTGTTAAAAGTATTAAGCCTGCTGGCTTCGGCGTTATTGTACGTACCGTTGCAAAAGGCAAACTAGTAGCAGAACTGGATCAGGACTTACAGAACCTTATCACAAAATGGGAAAACATGTGTGCAAAATTGCACAAAGCAAATTTTCCTTCTAAAGTAATGACTGAGGTCAGTCGTACTAATTCAATTATGAGAGATGTTTTTAATGACACCTACACGTCTATTGTTGTAGACGATGAAGAAGTATGTTCTGAAATCAAAGATTACCTTAAAACTATTGCTCCTCACAAGGAGTCCATTGTTAAATATCACAATCCTCGTACACCTGTTTTTGAAAAATATGGTATTGAGAGACAAATTAAAACGTCCTTTGGCCGTACGGTTTCAATGAGTAAAGGTGCTTACCTTGTCATAGAACATACTGAAGCCATGCACGTTATTGATGTTAACTCTGGAAATAGATCTAACAAAGCAAATAGTCAAGAAGACACCGCACTAGAAACTAATCTTATCGCCGCTAGTGAAATAGCGCGACAATTAAGATTAAGAGACATGGGTGGTATAATAGTCGTTGACTTTATAGACATGCGCCAGGCAGAACATAGAAAAAAACTCTATGAACACATGCGAGATGAAATGTCTGAAGATCGTGCTAAACACAAAATACTTCCTCCTAGTAAATTTGGATTAATTCAAATTACTAGACAGCGTGTAAGGCAAGAAATGAATATCAAGACTCGAGAAGAGAATCCTGATGGCAATGGAAATGAAATTCAAGCTCCTATTCTTATTATCGATAAGATTAAGGAAGAGTTAGAAAAACATTTAAAAAATGGGCATAAAAAGATAACGCTTAATGCGCATCCTTTTGTAGCAGCATTTATCACTAAAGGCTATCCTTCCATACGTTCTAAGTGGTTTATGAATCACAAAAAATGGATCAAAGTATCGCCTAGAGATGCTTACACTTATCTAGAATACAATTTTACAGATAAGGATGGAAAAGTGCTCTAA
- a CDS encoding regulatory protein RecX, with product MQQESFTVEQATRAIERYCVYQERCHKEVEDKLRKMGMIQLAIDEIIPHLIEHKFLNETRFSQSFARGKFRNKHWGRNRIVRELKLRKIAERNIKIALQEIDPEEYEVSFDTLSRKRYEQLHNEKDKYRKRKKLADYLLYRGWEGDLVYDKVKQLIP from the coding sequence ATGCAACAAGAATCCTTCACCGTTGAACAAGCTACTCGAGCGATAGAGCGTTATTGTGTTTATCAAGAACGCTGTCATAAAGAAGTTGAAGATAAGCTGCGTAAAATGGGAATGATTCAACTAGCCATCGATGAAATCATCCCACATCTGATTGAGCACAAATTCTTAAATGAAACTCGCTTTTCACAAAGCTTTGCTAGAGGGAAATTTCGTAACAAACATTGGGGACGTAACAGAATTGTGCGCGAACTTAAATTACGTAAAATAGCAGAACGTAATATTAAAATAGCATTACAAGAAATTGATCCTGAAGAATATGAAGTTTCTTTTGATACGCTTTCGCGAAAGCGTTATGAACAACTCCACAATGAAAAGGACAAATATCGCAAACGTAAGAAACTAGCCGATTATTTACTTTACAGAGGTTGGGAAGGAGATTTAGTCTACGACAAGGTAAAACAGCTTATCCCTTAA
- a CDS encoding cupin-like domain-containing protein, translating to MQQLNLKDIPRVRTMSKEDFVRNHLKPQRPVVIEKLTEDWKAYHKWNLEYIKEVAGDKTVPLYDDRPVKHDEGFNQAHAEMKMADYVDLLKSKPTNFRIFLYNILSEVPVLQGDFKFPKLGMRLIKGLPMMFFGGTDSRVFMHYDIDFTNILHFHFHGKKRCIIFPPDQSKFLYRVPHSLIAREDIDFTSPDFEKWPALKQAQGYVCELNHGEMLYMPEGYWHFMHYLTPGFSISLRSYPRKLKNLGKALYNLGFMRYYDNYMRRKKGQDWIDYKNQQAVIRTHKKLGIKG from the coding sequence ATGCAGCAATTGAATTTAAAAGACATACCTCGAGTAAGGACTATGAGTAAAGAAGATTTTGTAAGAAATCATCTCAAGCCACAGCGTCCTGTTGTCATAGAAAAATTAACTGAAGACTGGAAGGCTTATCATAAATGGAATCTAGAATATATAAAGGAAGTTGCAGGAGATAAAACAGTGCCGCTGTATGATGACAGACCGGTAAAGCATGATGAAGGTTTTAATCAGGCTCATGCAGAAATGAAAATGGCAGATTATGTGGACCTGCTGAAAAGCAAGCCTACTAATTTCAGGATTTTTTTGTACAATATTTTAAGCGAAGTTCCTGTCCTTCAAGGTGATTTTAAGTTCCCTAAACTAGGAATGCGACTGATTAAAGGATTGCCCATGATGTTTTTTGGCGGTACAGATTCTAGAGTCTTTATGCATTATGATATTGATTTTACTAACATATTGCATTTTCACTTTCATGGTAAAAAGCGCTGTATCATTTTTCCGCCAGATCAAAGTAAGTTTCTTTATCGGGTGCCACATTCATTAATAGCACGAGAAGATATTGATTTTACTAGTCCAGATTTTGAAAAGTGGCCTGCCTTGAAACAAGCGCAAGGTTATGTATGTGAATTAAACCATGGTGAAATGCTTTATATGCCAGAAGGTTACTGGCATTTTATGCATTATCTCACGCCAGGTTTTTCTATAAGTTTGCGCAGTTATCCACGTAAGTTAAAAAACCTAGGTAAAGCATTATATAATTTAGGATTTATGAGGTATTATGATAACTACATGCGTCGTAAAAAAGGTCAAGACTGGATTGATTATAAAAATCAGCAAGCTGTCATACGTACACATAAAAAGCTAGGCATTAAGGGATAA
- the bioB gene encoding biotin synthase BioB, with translation MRHDWTKEEVLEIYNKPLMHLLYEAATIHRESHNPNQVQVSTLLSIKTGGCPEDCGYCPQAARYHTDIEGNDLMSVQQVKAQALRAKSSGSSRVCMGAAWRNVKDGPEFDQVLEMVRTINKLDMEVCCTLGMITENQAHRLAEAGLYAYNHNLDSSEEYYKEVISTRGYQDRLDTIDNVRKTNVTVCSGGIIGMGESAEDRAGMLVALASLSPQPESTPINALVAVEGTPLEEQKPVSIWDMVRMVATTRIVMPQTQVRLSAGRTQMTREGQAMCFFAGANSIFAGDKLLTTPNPDVNEDMEMFKLLGLEPMKPFVKKAQPETVEAQYSEYKALGEKPKWTRPGHKIDRNEEAKLAAKTAKG, from the coding sequence ATGAGACACGACTGGACTAAAGAAGAAGTTTTAGAAATATACAATAAGCCATTAATGCACCTTTTATATGAGGCTGCAACAATACATAGAGAATCACACAACCCTAATCAAGTACAAGTTTCTACTTTACTGTCTATAAAAACAGGTGGATGTCCAGAGGACTGTGGATACTGTCCTCAAGCGGCACGTTATCATACTGATATAGAAGGAAATGATTTAATGTCTGTACAGCAGGTAAAAGCACAAGCTTTGCGTGCAAAATCTAGTGGTAGCTCTCGTGTATGTATGGGAGCAGCATGGAGAAATGTAAAGGATGGACCAGAATTTGACCAGGTGTTAGAAATGGTACGTACAATTAACAAACTAGACATGGAGGTTTGCTGTACACTAGGAATGATTACAGAAAATCAAGCTCACAGACTTGCTGAGGCTGGATTGTATGCATATAATCACAACTTAGATAGTAGTGAAGAGTATTATAAAGAAGTGATCTCTACACGCGGTTATCAAGATCGTCTAGATACTATCGATAACGTACGTAAAACTAACGTGACAGTTTGTAGTGGTGGAATTATAGGAATGGGAGAAAGTGCTGAAGATCGCGCAGGTATGTTAGTAGCGCTAGCTAGTTTGAGTCCACAACCAGAGAGTACTCCTATCAACGCATTAGTAGCAGTTGAAGGAACGCCGCTTGAAGAACAAAAACCAGTTTCTATATGGGATATGGTGCGTATGGTAGCAACAACCCGTATTGTAATGCCACAAACCCAAGTGCGTTTAAGCGCTGGTCGTACTCAAATGACTAGAGAAGGACAGGCAATGTGTTTCTTTGCAGGAGCTAACTCCATATTTGCCGGTGACAAATTATTAACAACGCCTAATCCTGATGTGAATGAGGATATGGAGATGTTTAAACTTCTAGGTCTTGAACCTATGAAGCCTTTTGTTAAAAAGGCTCAACCAGAAACTGTTGAAGCACAGTATTCAGAATATAAAGCACTGGGCGAAAAGCCTAAATGGACGCGTCCAGGTCATAAAATCGATCGTAATGAAGAGGCAAAGCTGGCGGCAAAGACTGCAAAAGGTTAA
- a CDS encoding beta-ketoacyl synthase N-terminal-like domain-containing protein, giving the protein MKNPIYINESGVVSPLSHAGFNSDSSAILLSDNDLVAPISDLHDVRIKKLQAESKWYGQLDRSVLLAILAAREISVPLGKTGINIGSSRGATGVWEESYARFRESGLTTTQSSPLTTLGNISTWIAQDLGVDATAFSHSITCATASHAVLNAIAWLESEMVDQFIVGGAEAPLTPFTIAQMKALRIYATDYEMYSCKALNLNKTSNTMVLGEAAACYLLSKKATENTRAKIIGHGAAIEVLSSATSVSMDGRCLQESMKRALGDRSLEEVDAIITHSPGTIKGDMAEFAAIRHVFGDNYPTLCNNKWQVGHSLGASSALSIAMALEMFEKSTLFAIPYLESTFTNPRGKKVNPQKILINATGFGGNAVSLLLEKHI; this is encoded by the coding sequence TTGAAAAACCCAATTTATATTAATGAGTCTGGTGTAGTATCACCATTATCACACGCTGGTTTTAATAGTGATTCTTCTGCTATTTTACTTTCTGATAATGATCTTGTTGCGCCCATTAGCGATTTACATGATGTCAGAATAAAAAAACTTCAGGCAGAGTCTAAATGGTATGGTCAATTAGATCGATCTGTTTTATTGGCCATTTTAGCCGCTAGAGAAATTAGTGTTCCTTTAGGCAAGACAGGAATTAATATAGGTTCTTCTAGAGGCGCGACTGGTGTCTGGGAAGAGAGTTATGCACGCTTTCGCGAAAGCGGACTCACTACCACACAATCTTCTCCATTAACCACATTAGGTAACATATCTACTTGGATAGCGCAGGACTTAGGAGTAGACGCTACTGCATTTTCTCACTCCATCACATGCGCCACAGCTTCACACGCTGTTTTAAACGCTATTGCATGGTTAGAAAGTGAAATGGTGGATCAATTTATAGTAGGTGGAGCAGAGGCGCCTTTAACACCTTTTACAATTGCTCAAATGAAAGCCTTACGTATTTATGCAACAGATTATGAAATGTATTCTTGCAAGGCTTTAAATTTAAATAAAACAAGCAATACGATGGTGTTAGGTGAGGCAGCGGCTTGCTATTTACTTTCTAAAAAAGCTACTGAGAATACGAGAGCAAAAATAATAGGTCATGGTGCAGCGATAGAAGTGTTAAGTAGTGCAACATCGGTATCTATGGATGGTAGGTGTTTACAAGAATCTATGAAAAGAGCACTGGGCGATAGATCATTAGAAGAAGTAGATGCGATTATAACTCATTCTCCTGGCACAATAAAGGGCGATATGGCAGAATTTGCTGCGATACGTCATGTTTTTGGGGATAATTACCCAACATTATGTAATAATAAATGGCAAGTAGGGCATTCATTAGGTGCTAGTAGTGCGTTAAGTATAGCTATGGCGTTAGAAATGTTTGAAAAATCTACTTTATTTGCTATTCCGTACCTAGAATCTACCTTTACTAATCCCAGAGGCAAAAAGGTGAATCCACAAAAGATTTTGATTAACGCAACAGGTTTTGGCGGTAATGCCGTGAGTCTATTGTTAGAAAAACATATATAA